In one window of uncultured Acetobacteroides sp. DNA:
- a CDS encoding DUF2975 domain-containing protein, whose translation MDKKLLIRVRLLNVVIALLLIAPLSTDFVRGFKEGVRAAEGGKQKNVSTELYFVSLRPLTPKSELKAETNNGSEALATITEATVVLHKNQKSLGKEISDAAMVVLTLGIVVWLIILIWKITVSLNWGNLLTRRNIKHLRAIGILLIAKEAVSIASQYVDLHYLRSVAQVKGYEMVVDLSCTQIVIGLMLLVFAEILAVANRIKEEQELTI comes from the coding sequence ATGGATAAGAAGCTGCTGATACGGGTACGTTTGCTAAATGTGGTAATTGCGCTACTGCTAATTGCCCCACTATCGACCGACTTCGTTCGCGGTTTTAAGGAGGGGGTTCGCGCAGCAGAAGGCGGTAAGCAAAAAAACGTTTCAACAGAGCTCTACTTCGTGTCGCTACGCCCCTTAACCCCAAAAAGCGAGCTTAAGGCAGAGACCAACAACGGCTCCGAGGCGCTAGCCACCATTACAGAAGCCACGGTTGTTCTCCATAAAAATCAGAAGTCTCTGGGAAAGGAGATATCCGATGCAGCTATGGTAGTGCTTACCCTAGGCATAGTTGTCTGGCTTATCATCCTCATCTGGAAGATAACAGTTTCGCTCAACTGGGGCAACTTGCTTACGCGCCGCAACATAAAGCACCTAAGGGCAATCGGCATCCTGCTCATCGCCAAGGAGGCCGTATCTATCGCCTCGCAGTATGTCGACTTGCACTACTTAAGGTCGGTGGCACAGGTAAAGGGCTACGAGATGGTTGTCGACCTCTCGTGCACCCAAATTGTGATTGGGCTAATGCTGCTGGTATTTGCCGAAATACTGGCCGTAGCCAACCGGATTAAGGAAGAACAAGAATTAACCATCTGA
- a CDS encoding helix-turn-helix transcriptional regulator has product MPIVVNLDVVMAKRKISLGDLADRVGITQANLSILKTGKAKAIRFSTLEALCKELDCQPGDILEYQPE; this is encoded by the coding sequence ATGCCAATTGTAGTTAACCTCGATGTCGTTATGGCAAAGCGAAAGATATCGCTAGGCGACCTGGCCGACAGGGTGGGGATTACCCAAGCAAATCTCTCCATCCTAAAAACAGGTAAAGCCAAAGCCATTCGCTTTAGCACGTTGGAAGCACTCTGCAAGGAGCTCGACTGCCAGCCTGGCGACATCCTAGAGTATCAACCTGAGTAA
- a CDS encoding helix-turn-helix transcriptional regulator, with the protein MPIIVNLDVVMAKRKVSLGELAEKVGITQANLSILKTGKAKAIRFSTLEALCKELGCQPADILEFQTE; encoded by the coding sequence ATGCCAATTATAGTTAACCTCGATGTGGTGATGGCAAAGCGTAAGGTCTCTCTGGGCGAGTTGGCCGAGAAGGTGGGAATTACGCAGGCTAACCTCTCTATCCTTAAAACGGGCAAGGCTAAGGCCATACGCTTTAGCACCTTGGAGGCGCTATGCAAAGAGCTGGGATGCCAACCTGCCGACATACTAGAATTTCAAACTGAGTGA
- a CDS encoding insulinase family protein — MKKNILLLLMVALLSLPALAQQMPPMPTDPKVRVGKLDNGLTYYIRHNAEPKGQADFYIAQKVGSILEEENQRGLAHFLEHMSFNGTKNFPGKNMINYLEKIGVKFGANLNAATGYDQTVYNIANAPVTREGIVDSCLLILHDWSNFISLEEKEIDAERGVIHEEWRTRNNAQIRIIDKTFADIYGESQYAKRLPVGLMSVVDNFKYQELKDYYHKWYRPDLQGLVIVGDIDVDKVEAKLKSMFADIAKPVNPAERTQFEIKDNEAPIVSIATDPEASETQILLMFKRDLLPKELRPTAANLITSYLSQVTQKMLNSRFEEILQKANPPFTYAGSQDGKFYVANTKDAFMVYAGSSEGKAIDALTAITKESERVRKFGFTASEYERAKSDFLRNLENQFKDREKQKNDYYVNECLENFLNETPIPGIETEYNLFQQVCKMLPVEQVNKFAAEIISEKNVVITISGPKKDGITYPTNEEVVAAFNKARSENITAYEDKVSNEPLIKSLPKPGKVVKEEKGTKFGETIWTLSNGAKVFVKKTDFKEDEILFTATSKGGTSLLDDKDVINIKAINDVIGVGGVGNFSATDLPKMLAGKKAKVAADIDNKSEGLNGQCSPKDLESMMQLTYLTVTAPRMDNEAFQSFVSRTKAALTSMEAEPMVAFSDTITIARYGKNPRAQRLTVADIDKISYPRIMEIYKQRFANMDDFTFTFVGNIDEKALKPMVEQYIASLPGNPKNKKESFRDVKMYPRQGEFKNKFDKELKTAKASIFVNYNGKIDYTVENKIKMSMLDQIMDIIYTKTIREEEGATYGVEVGGNIGNYPYGNFSLYVYFDTNPQLTDKMIGKVKQGLDDILKNGPSEADLNKTKEYMLKNYGEAQRTNSHWLGAIDEYNTWGIDKQNGFDAKVKAITTNDIKEFTAKLLAQKNEIDVVMNGVEKK; from the coding sequence ATGAAGAAAAACATCTTGTTGCTTTTAATGGTGGCGCTCTTGAGCCTGCCTGCGCTTGCGCAGCAAATGCCACCGATGCCAACCGATCCAAAGGTTCGCGTGGGCAAGCTAGACAACGGCCTCACCTACTACATCCGCCACAACGCGGAGCCAAAGGGACAGGCAGACTTTTACATTGCCCAAAAGGTGGGTTCTATTCTTGAAGAGGAGAATCAACGTGGGCTCGCTCACTTCCTAGAGCACATGTCCTTCAACGGAACCAAGAACTTCCCAGGCAAAAACATGATCAACTACCTGGAAAAGATCGGCGTTAAGTTTGGAGCCAACCTAAACGCCGCTACAGGGTACGACCAAACGGTCTACAACATTGCCAACGCCCCTGTAACTCGCGAAGGCATTGTTGATAGCTGCCTGCTGATCCTTCACGACTGGTCGAATTTTATCTCGTTAGAGGAAAAGGAGATTGATGCAGAGCGCGGCGTTATTCACGAGGAGTGGAGAACCCGTAACAATGCACAGATTCGTATCATAGACAAGACCTTCGCCGATATTTATGGCGAAAGCCAGTACGCTAAGCGTCTCCCAGTTGGTTTAATGTCGGTAGTTGACAACTTCAAGTACCAGGAGCTAAAAGACTACTACCACAAGTGGTACCGTCCAGACCTACAAGGGCTCGTTATTGTAGGAGATATTGATGTCGATAAGGTAGAAGCTAAGCTCAAGAGCATGTTTGCCGATATTGCAAAGCCCGTTAACCCTGCCGAGCGTACCCAGTTCGAGATAAAGGACAACGAGGCTCCTATTGTGAGCATAGCAACCGATCCAGAAGCCAGCGAGACCCAAATTCTGCTGATGTTTAAGCGCGACCTACTGCCTAAGGAGCTCCGCCCAACTGCCGCTAATCTTATCACCAGCTATCTAAGCCAGGTAACACAAAAAATGCTGAATTCGCGCTTCGAGGAGATCTTGCAAAAGGCTAACCCTCCATTTACCTATGCTGGAAGCCAAGATGGTAAATTCTACGTAGCCAATACAAAGGATGCCTTTATGGTTTATGCCGGAAGCTCGGAAGGCAAGGCTATCGATGCCCTCACTGCAATTACCAAAGAGTCGGAAAGAGTTCGCAAGTTTGGTTTTACCGCCAGCGAGTACGAAAGAGCAAAGAGCGACTTCCTTCGCAACCTAGAGAATCAGTTTAAGGATCGCGAGAAGCAGAAAAACGACTACTACGTTAATGAATGTCTCGAGAACTTCCTCAACGAAACCCCTATCCCCGGAATCGAAACCGAGTACAACCTTTTCCAACAGGTTTGCAAGATGCTACCAGTAGAGCAGGTGAACAAGTTTGCTGCCGAGATTATCAGCGAGAAGAATGTAGTTATCACCATCAGCGGACCCAAGAAGGACGGCATAACCTACCCAACCAACGAAGAGGTAGTGGCAGCCTTCAACAAGGCTCGCTCCGAGAACATTACTGCTTACGAGGATAAGGTATCGAACGAGCCCCTCATCAAGAGCCTTCCTAAGCCTGGCAAGGTGGTAAAAGAGGAAAAGGGAACCAAGTTCGGCGAAACCATTTGGACGCTTTCGAATGGCGCTAAGGTTTTCGTAAAGAAAACAGACTTTAAGGAGGACGAAATTCTATTCACCGCCACCTCAAAAGGAGGTACCTCGCTGCTTGACGACAAGGATGTCATCAACATTAAGGCCATAAACGACGTTATTGGCGTTGGTGGCGTGGGCAACTTCAGCGCAACCGACCTTCCTAAGATGCTTGCCGGCAAAAAGGCCAAAGTTGCCGCCGACATCGACAACAAGAGCGAAGGCTTGAATGGCCAATGCTCGCCCAAAGACCTAGAGTCTATGATGCAGCTTACCTACCTCACCGTTACAGCTCCCCGCATGGACAACGAAGCATTCCAATCGTTCGTTTCACGTACCAAGGCTGCCCTTACCAGCATGGAAGCCGAGCCAATGGTTGCCTTCAGCGACACCATTACCATTGCACGCTACGGAAAGAACCCTCGCGCGCAGCGCCTAACGGTTGCCGACATAGACAAGATTAGCTACCCACGCATCATGGAGATCTACAAGCAGCGCTTTGCTAACATGGACGATTTCACCTTCACCTTTGTGGGTAACATCGACGAAAAGGCGCTTAAGCCAATGGTAGAGCAGTACATTGCATCGCTACCCGGCAACCCAAAGAATAAGAAGGAGAGCTTCCGCGATGTAAAGATGTATCCTCGCCAAGGAGAATTCAAGAACAAGTTCGACAAGGAACTGAAAACAGCTAAGGCCTCCATCTTCGTCAACTACAACGGCAAGATCGACTACACCGTAGAGAACAAAATTAAGATGAGCATGCTCGACCAGATCATGGACATCATCTACACCAAGACCATCCGCGAGGAGGAAGGTGCTACCTACGGCGTTGAAGTTGGCGGAAACATCGGCAACTACCCCTACGGCAACTTCAGCCTCTACGTTTACTTCGACACCAACCCTCAGCTAACCGACAAGATGATTGGCAAGGTAAAGCAAGGGCTAGACGATATCCTTAAGAATGGTCCTTCGGAAGCCGACCTCAACAAGACGAAGGAGTACATGCTTAAGAACTACGGCGAAGCACAACGCACCAACAGCCACTGGTTAGGCGCCATCGACGAATACAACACCTGGGGTATCGATAAGCAGAACGGCTTCGACGCAAAGGTTAAGGCCATCACCACAAACGACATCAAGGAATTCACCGCAAAACTACTTGCACAGAAGAATGAAATTGACGTTGTCATGAATGGCGTTGAAAAGAAATAG
- a CDS encoding DUF4294 domain-containing protein produces MGKRVLRISMLLVMLLGAKVGLAQDDSFTIPNKVVVDGDTLANLTIGKIYIFPWHKFKKHRDEEKYRRLILNLKKVYPYAIMARDMLMSMEADVAKIKGKKEREKYIKDAEDRLRAQFEAPLKHLSISQGKLLLKLIDRETGRTSYSIVKELRGTFSAFCWQSLARLFGSNMKSTFDENGEDKYLNRLILMYENGQLYDV; encoded by the coding sequence ATGGGAAAGCGTGTTTTAAGGATATCGATGCTGCTGGTGATGCTGCTGGGCGCCAAGGTGGGCCTAGCGCAGGACGACTCGTTTACCATCCCCAACAAGGTGGTGGTCGATGGCGATACGCTGGCCAACCTCACCATCGGCAAGATCTACATCTTCCCCTGGCATAAGTTCAAGAAGCACCGCGACGAGGAGAAGTACCGCCGCCTGATCCTCAACCTGAAGAAGGTGTACCCCTACGCCATCATGGCCCGCGACATGCTGATGAGCATGGAGGCCGACGTAGCCAAAATAAAGGGCAAAAAGGAGCGCGAGAAGTACATTAAGGATGCCGAGGATAGGCTCCGAGCCCAGTTCGAGGCGCCGCTCAAGCACCTCTCCATCTCGCAGGGCAAGCTGCTCCTCAAGCTCATCGACCGCGAAACGGGCCGCACCTCCTACAGCATCGTCAAGGAGCTGCGCGGCACCTTCTCGGCCTTCTGCTGGCAGTCGCTGGCGCGGCTGTTCGGGTCGAACATGAAGTCGACCTTCGACGAGAATGGCGAGGACAAGTACCTGAACCGCCTAATCCTGATGTACGAAAACGGGCAGCTCTACGACGTATAG
- a CDS encoding CDGSH iron-sulfur domain-containing protein: protein MEDQKKAAEPAATVTINGRGPIRIEGCFELVDSSGAKLPVTDNLVKICGCGRSQHMPLCDGTHKK, encoded by the coding sequence ATGGAAGACCAAAAGAAAGCGGCCGAGCCTGCGGCCACCGTCACCATCAACGGGCGGGGGCCCATCCGCATCGAGGGCTGCTTCGAGCTCGTTGACTCCTCGGGGGCAAAGCTGCCGGTAACGGATAACCTGGTAAAGATCTGCGGGTGCGGCCGCTCGCAGCACATGCCGCTCTGCGACGGCACGCACAAGAAGTAA
- a CDS encoding (4Fe-4S)-binding protein, with translation MDKDNRKYTNGEITVYWRPAECVHASICFTELFAVFNPRKRPWVDMSGASTEAIIDIVNRCPTRALTFSWNDGAKNDAETSPKVERDMESLEVEFARLPKPDPVCARIMRNGPLLVSGSFRIVGPDGKEMKRLQMASFCRCGQSGGMPFCDGSHFKVGFEG, from the coding sequence ATGGATAAGGATAATCGAAAGTATACCAACGGCGAGATCACCGTGTACTGGCGCCCAGCGGAATGCGTACACGCCTCCATCTGCTTCACCGAGCTATTCGCGGTGTTTAACCCCCGCAAGCGACCATGGGTAGATATGAGCGGTGCCTCCACCGAGGCCATCATCGATATCGTCAACCGCTGCCCCACCCGCGCCCTCACCTTCAGCTGGAACGATGGGGCGAAGAACGATGCCGAGACATCGCCCAAGGTGGAGCGCGACATGGAGAGCCTGGAGGTGGAGTTCGCCCGCCTGCCGAAGCCCGACCCGGTTTGCGCCCGTATCATGCGCAACGGGCCGCTGCTGGTGTCGGGCTCGTTCCGCATCGTTGGGCCCGACGGCAAGGAGATGAAGCGCCTGCAGATGGCCTCGTTCTGCCGCTGCGGCCAGAGCGGAGGCATGCCCTTCTGCGATGGCTCCCACTTTAAGGTTGGGTTCGAAGGGTAA
- a CDS encoding insulinase family protein, translating to MRKTSLVLLMVALLCLPALAQQMPTLPTDPKVRVGKLDNGLTYYIRHNAEPKGQADFYIAQKVGSILEEESQRGLAHFLEHMAFNGTKNFPGKKMPNYLETIGVKFGANLNAATGWDQTIYNINNAPVTREGSLDSCLLILHDWSSFISLEDKEIDAERGVIHEEWRTRNNAQSRMSEKMFADVYGDGQYAKRSPIGLMSVIDNFKYQEIKDYYHKWYRPDLQGLVIVGDIDVDKVEAKLKSMFADIAKPVNPAERTEFEVKDNDAPIVSIATDPEAPQEIIRVMYKRDLMPKELRPTVAGLMNYYLSELTQNMLNSRLEELGQKADAPFAYAGCNDGKFMISNTKDAFSTVALAKTGKTAAALATLANEAERVRKFGFTAGEYERAKSNFLRKVENEFKDREKQKNRYYVNQYLENFISDSPIPGIETEYTIFQQVSKMLPLEQVNKYAAEIIGEKNVVIAINGPQKDGITYPTKEEAVAIFNKARTENVTAYVDKVSNEPLIKVLPKAGKVVKEEKGAKFGETIWTLSNGAKVLVKKTDFKEDEIMFTATSMGGNSLVDDKEATNLKALNDVIALGGIGSFSAIDLPKMLAGKKAEVSASVGTEMEGLNGSCSPKDLETMMQLTYLTVTAPRTDNEAFQSFVSRTKAMLANMEAQPMVAFSDSVTAALYGKHPRAQRMTAAMMDKIDYARCLEIYKQRFANIGDFTFTFVGNIDEKTLKPMVEQYIASLPGNGKKETFRDVKMYPRKGEYKNIFEKEMKTPKATVSATYTGKVDYSVDNRIKMSILSQIMNIVYTKTIREDEGGTYGVQVGGNVSRYPYGSYTFRIRFDTDPKQVDRLSAKAKAGLDELIKDGPSAENLNKVKEYMLKNYTEAQRDNGHWLDAIDTYYTLGIDNQNGYDAKIKAITTNDIKEFAAKLFAQKNEVDVIMKGVEKK from the coding sequence ATGAGAAAAACCAGCTTAGTGCTTTTAATGGTAGCCCTTTTATGCCTACCTGCGCTAGCACAGCAGATGCCAACGCTGCCCACCGACCCTAAGGTTCGTGTAGGTAAGCTAGACAATGGCCTCACCTACTACATCCGCCACAACGCGGAGCCAAAGGGGCAGGCCGACTTCTACATCGCCCAAAAGGTAGGTTCTATCCTTGAGGAAGAGAGCCAACGTGGGCTAGCCCACTTCCTAGAGCATATGGCCTTTAACGGAACCAAGAACTTCCCAGGTAAAAAGATGCCTAACTACCTAGAGACAATCGGCGTTAAGTTTGGAGCCAACCTAAATGCCGCTACAGGATGGGACCAAACTATTTACAACATTAACAACGCACCTGTAACCCGCGAAGGTTCGCTAGACAGCTGCCTGCTTATCCTTCACGACTGGTCGAGTTTTATCTCGTTAGAGGATAAGGAAATTGACGCAGAACGCGGTGTGATCCACGAGGAGTGGAGAACCCGTAACAATGCACAATCCCGCATGTCGGAAAAGATGTTTGCCGATGTTTACGGCGATGGGCAGTACGCCAAACGTTCCCCTATCGGGTTAATGTCGGTGATTGACAATTTCAAGTACCAGGAGATTAAGGACTACTACCACAAGTGGTATCGTCCAGACCTTCAAGGGCTCGTTATTGTCGGAGATATTGACGTGGATAAGGTGGAGGCCAAGCTCAAGAGCATGTTTGCCGACATTGCAAAGCCCGTTAATCCCGCCGAGCGTACAGAATTCGAGGTTAAGGATAACGATGCCCCAATCGTAAGCATCGCAACCGACCCCGAGGCTCCACAAGAAATTATCCGCGTAATGTACAAGCGCGACTTGATGCCTAAGGAGCTACGCCCAACCGTTGCTGGCCTAATGAACTACTACCTAAGCGAGCTAACACAGAATATGCTCAACTCCCGTCTCGAAGAACTCGGCCAAAAGGCAGATGCTCCATTCGCCTATGCTGGCTGCAACGACGGCAAATTCATGATATCGAATACCAAAGATGCCTTTAGCACCGTTGCCCTAGCCAAGACCGGCAAAACGGCCGCTGCACTTGCTACCCTAGCTAACGAAGCCGAGCGCGTTCGCAAGTTCGGATTCACCGCAGGCGAGTACGAGAGAGCCAAGAGCAACTTCCTCCGCAAGGTGGAGAACGAGTTTAAGGATCGCGAGAAGCAGAAGAATAGATACTACGTAAACCAGTACCTCGAAAACTTCATTAGCGACTCCCCAATCCCTGGCATCGAAACAGAGTACACCATTTTCCAACAGGTTAGCAAGATGCTCCCTCTAGAGCAGGTTAACAAGTATGCCGCCGAGATTATTGGAGAAAAGAATGTGGTTATCGCCATCAATGGCCCACAAAAGGACGGCATCACCTACCCAACCAAGGAGGAGGCCGTTGCCATCTTTAACAAGGCACGTACCGAAAACGTAACCGCCTACGTGGATAAGGTTTCCAACGAGCCCCTTATTAAAGTTCTTCCAAAAGCCGGCAAAGTGGTTAAGGAAGAAAAGGGAGCTAAGTTTGGCGAAACCATCTGGACCCTTTCGAACGGCGCCAAGGTGCTGGTAAAGAAAACCGACTTTAAGGAAGACGAAATCATGTTTACCGCCACGTCGATGGGGGGTAACTCGTTGGTTGACGACAAGGAGGCCACCAACCTTAAGGCCCTAAACGATGTTATAGCGCTTGGCGGTATTGGCAGCTTCAGCGCTATTGACCTTCCTAAGATGCTTGCCGGCAAGAAAGCTGAAGTTTCGGCCTCGGTGGGTACCGAAATGGAAGGGCTTAACGGCAGCTGCTCGCCCAAAGACCTTGAGACCATGATGCAGCTCACCTACCTTACCGTAACCGCACCACGTACCGACAACGAAGCATTCCAATCGTTCGTATCGCGCACGAAGGCCATGTTGGCCAACATGGAGGCTCAGCCCATGGTCGCATTCAGCGACTCGGTTACCGCCGCTCTTTACGGAAAGCATCCCCGTGCGCAGCGTATGACCGCCGCCATGATGGATAAGATCGACTACGCCCGCTGCCTAGAGATCTACAAGCAACGCTTTGCCAATATCGGCGACTTCACCTTTACCTTCGTGGGCAACATCGACGAGAAAACGCTGAAGCCAATGGTTGAGCAGTACATCGCCTCGCTTCCTGGCAATGGCAAGAAGGAAACCTTCCGCGATGTGAAGATGTACCCTCGCAAGGGCGAGTACAAGAACATCTTCGAAAAGGAGATGAAAACGCCTAAGGCTACCGTATCGGCCACCTACACCGGAAAGGTTGACTACAGCGTGGACAACAGAATTAAGATGAGCATCCTTAGCCAGATCATGAACATCGTTTACACCAAAACGATCAGAGAAGACGAGGGCGGAACCTACGGCGTACAGGTAGGCGGAAACGTTAGCCGCTACCCCTACGGCTCGTACACCTTTAGGATTAGATTCGACACCGATCCTAAGCAGGTTGATCGTCTTTCGGCAAAGGCAAAGGCTGGTCTCGACGAGCTAATAAAGGACGGCCCTTCGGCCGAGAACCTGAACAAGGTGAAGGAGTACATGCTTAAGAACTACACCGAGGCTCAACGCGACAACGGCCACTGGCTAGATGCGATTGACACCTACTACACCTTGGGAATCGACAACCAAAACGGTTACGATGCCAAGATCAAGGCCATCACCACCAACGACATCAAGGAGTTTGCGGCAAAGCTATTTGCCCAAAAGAACGAGGTTGATGTAATCATGAAGGGTGTGGAAAAGAAGTAG
- a CDS encoding acyl-CoA thioesterase, which translates to MDQVYELEMQVRDYECDIQGIVNNAVYQNYLEHCRHQFLQEVGLNFAQLHNEGIDAVVIRVEMDYKQSLRPDDRFTVKLTMHKEGNVRFVFNQDIIKKADGKPAIKAKVFAVLTKNGRPIAPTIFEEALRLKGYRFE; encoded by the coding sequence ATGGATCAGGTTTACGAGCTAGAGATGCAGGTGCGCGACTACGAGTGCGACATTCAGGGGATTGTAAACAACGCCGTTTACCAGAACTACCTCGAGCACTGCCGCCACCAGTTTTTGCAGGAGGTTGGCCTCAACTTCGCCCAGCTGCACAACGAGGGTATCGATGCGGTGGTGATACGGGTGGAGATGGACTACAAGCAGTCGCTGCGCCCCGACGACCGCTTTACGGTTAAGCTCACCATGCACAAGGAGGGGAACGTCCGATTTGTCTTCAACCAGGATATCATAAAAAAAGCCGACGGGAAGCCGGCCATTAAGGCAAAGGTGTTTGCCGTTTTAACCAAGAATGGCCGCCCCATTGCGCCAACCATCTTCGAGGAGGCGCTACGGCTTAAGGGCTACCGCTTCGAGTAG
- a CDS encoding DUF2975 domain-containing protein, with product MDKNLLIRVRVLNVAIALLLIFSFSDNFIRLFNDTSYSDKAYEKQNVSGDYYFVSLRPTADFQEFPASTNNSSKVFVTISNASITLYNSPTSTVRIILDIVMSVTALAILVWLIILIWKITNSLSRGEVLTRNNIIRIRTIGLLLIAKGVIAIASQYVYLYYLKSIVTINGYEMVANISYTKTIVGLMLLVFAEVLVVANRIREEQELTI from the coding sequence ATGGATAAAAATCTGCTGATACGGGTTCGAGTACTAAATGTCGCCATTGCGCTGCTGCTCATCTTCTCATTCTCGGACAACTTCATCCGCCTATTTAACGACACCAGCTATTCGGATAAGGCTTACGAGAAGCAGAATGTATCTGGCGACTACTACTTTGTGTCACTACGCCCAACGGCCGATTTTCAGGAATTTCCGGCAAGCACCAACAACAGCTCCAAAGTATTCGTTACCATTTCGAACGCAAGCATAACCCTCTACAATAGCCCAACCTCAACCGTAAGGATAATCCTCGACATTGTAATGAGCGTTACCGCTCTTGCAATTCTGGTGTGGCTGATCATACTCATCTGGAAGATCACCAATTCGCTCAGCCGGGGCGAAGTGCTTACCCGCAACAACATTATCCGCATCCGAACGATTGGCCTACTCCTAATAGCCAAAGGCGTAATAGCCATCGCATCACAATATGTATACCTCTACTACTTAAAATCCATTGTTACCATAAATGGCTACGAGATGGTAGCCAACATATCGTACACTAAAACCATTGTAGGCCTAATGCTGCTGGTATTTGCCGAAGTGCTGGTAGTAGCCAACCGTATCCGCGAAGAGCAAGAATTAACCATCTAA
- the kdpA gene encoding potassium-transporting ATPase subunit KdpA, producing the protein MKVADVFEIILFVGLLVGFAPLLGRYMAKVFTGERHLLSPVFGWLERGTYRAIGVNSSEETNWKSYLAGLLLFNVAGFIFLFLLLMCQGMLPLNPQHLPNLGAALAFNTAVSFVTNTNWQSYGGENTLSYLSQMLGLGVQNFVSAATGFTVILALTRGLARKSTDKLGNFWVDLTRSTIYVLLPLSILFSIVLVSEGVVQNFHSYTTVQTLEGAHQLIPQGPAASQIAIKQLGSNGGGFFNANSAHPFENPTPFTNLLEMLSILLLAAALPFTYGKMVGNVRQGRIIFYVMLFLMLVGLGASLYSEYSTHAALGSLMEGKETRLGITNSILWSVTTTNASSGSVNAMMDSLSPLSGMVSMVNMMLGEVIFGGVGAGMYGMLVFVLLTVFIAGLMVGRTPEYLGKKIDAYDIKMAMIAVLAPNFVVLVFSAIAVSLPEGLSSLNNSGPHGFSEILYAFTSAAGNNGSAFGGLNANTPFYNIMIGVGMLIGRFGIIIPVMAIAGNLAQKKITPPSAGTFKTDNILFAGLLICVILIVGGLTFFPALALGPIVEHLLMNAGVTF; encoded by the coding sequence ATGAAAGTGGCTGACGTATTTGAGATAATCCTGTTTGTAGGGCTTCTCGTTGGGTTTGCTCCCCTTTTAGGGAGATATATGGCTAAGGTTTTTACTGGAGAAAGGCACCTTCTATCACCTGTTTTTGGTTGGTTGGAGCGTGGTACCTACAGAGCTATAGGTGTAAACTCATCTGAGGAGACGAATTGGAAATCGTACCTTGCAGGACTGCTTCTTTTTAATGTTGCGGGTTTTATCTTCCTTTTCCTTCTGCTGATGTGCCAAGGTATGCTGCCCCTAAATCCGCAGCATCTGCCGAACCTAGGAGCCGCGCTGGCATTTAACACCGCCGTAAGCTTTGTTACCAACACCAACTGGCAGTCGTATGGAGGCGAGAATACCCTCAGCTACCTATCGCAGATGCTAGGTTTGGGTGTTCAGAATTTTGTAAGCGCTGCTACCGGCTTCACAGTTATCCTAGCACTTACCAGGGGTCTTGCCCGTAAGTCCACCGATAAGCTGGGAAACTTCTGGGTCGATTTAACCCGTAGCACCATTTACGTGCTTCTTCCATTGTCCATTTTATTTTCTATAGTACTGGTTTCGGAAGGGGTGGTGCAAAATTTTCACAGCTACACAACGGTTCAAACGCTTGAGGGGGCACACCAGCTTATTCCTCAAGGTCCTGCTGCCTCGCAGATTGCCATTAAGCAGCTTGGCTCTAATGGTGGTGGTTTCTTTAATGCCAATAGCGCTCATCCATTCGAGAATCCAACCCCTTTCACCAATCTTTTGGAAATGCTTTCCATTCTTTTGCTTGCTGCTGCACTCCCCTTTACCTATGGGAAAATGGTTGGCAACGTCAGGCAGGGGCGCATTATCTTTTACGTAATGCTCTTTCTGATGCTAGTGGGGTTGGGTGCATCTCTTTACTCGGAGTACTCCACCCATGCAGCGCTTGGCTCCCTGATGGAGGGCAAGGAGACCCGCTTGGGAATAACCAACAGCATTCTGTGGTCGGTTACCACCACTAACGCATCAAGCGGTAGCGTTAACGCCATGATGGATAGCCTTTCGCCGCTGTCGGGAATGGTTTCGATGGTAAACATGATGCTTGGTGAGGTAATCTTTGGCGGTGTGGGAGCCGGGATGTACGGTATGCTGGTATTTGTTCTTCTTACGGTATTCATTGCAGGGCTTATGGTGGGGCGTACTCCCGAATATTTGGGTAAGAAGATAGATGCCTACGACATAAAAATGGCTATGATAGCGGTGTTGGCTCCCAACTTTGTGGTGCTAGTTTTCTCGGCCATTGCCGTAAGCCTTCCCGAAGGGCTATCGAGCCTTAACAACAGCGGACCGCACGGCTTCTCGGAGATTCTTTACGCCTTTACCTCGGCAGCAGGAAATAATGGAAGCGCTTTTGGAGGTTTAAACGCCAACACACCTTTCTACAATATTATGATTGGTGTTGGGATGCTTATTGGTCGCTTTGGGATCATCATTCCGGTGATGGCCATAGCCGGCAATCTAGCACAGAAGAAGATTACCCCACCATCGGCAGGCACGTTTAAAACCGATAACATCCTTTTTGCAGGCTTGCTGATTTGCGTAATCCTTATTGTAGGCGGGCTTACCTTTTTCCCAGCCCTTGCCTTAGGTCCAATTGTAGAGCATTTGCTTATGAATGCTGGGGTAACCTTCTAA